The DNA sequence ACGCGCTCGCCGGACCCCATCTCGGGCAGTCACTGCCGACGATTACCGCTCGATTGCCGCACAGACGCCCGGACTTCGGATCGGTCGGACGAACGTACTCGTCGAGGACGACGAGATCACCGTCGTCGTCGTTCCCTTCGCACCGCCCGATGTCGGCGCGCCGGAACCGAGCGAGGGATTCGTCCGTGCCGTTCGCCAGCACGTCGCGGAACGAAAACTGCTGAGCGATCGCGTGTGCGTAACCGGTCCCCAGTACGTCGGCCTCGAAATCGAGGTTACTGGACATGCCAGGGCACGATACGCTGGTAGCGGCCACGATGTCGCTGTCCGGACTGCAATCGAGGAATTCATCCATCCACTGACTGGTGATGGGGGCGATGGGTGGCCCTTTGGCCACACACTATACCGCTCCGACGTGATCGACCGGCTCACAGAGCTGGACGTGATCGACCGGATTGATGAGGTCGCCATCACCGCCCACGGCGGTGCGACGGTCGACGACGGTGCTGTCCATATCGACGACACCGCATTGTTCGCCGTCGAAGACGTGACGACGTCCCTTTCGATTCGGCCTGACTCGGCCACTGGAGGTGAATAACGCGTGGACTTTTCGTACGCGACGACGACGAGCACCGCTGATTGGCAGGAGTGGATCGGTCGGAATACCGATGTCCGTGATGGCGGAATGGAACTAGCGACGACGACTGCCATCGATCGGTCGATGATCGCAGAAGATGTCGTTGACGTAGCGATCGACTCGAGCGGTATCCTGTATACGCTTCGCTCGTCAGGCTCGCTCTCTCGACATGACCCGACATCCGGCCTCACGCATCGCCTCTGGGACCGCTCCGGCAGTGTCGTCGCTACTCCCTGTGCACTCTGTGTCGACGGCGACCGGGTTTTCGTCGCGGACGGTACTGACGGTTCCGTTACCGTCGTTTCAGCCCAGCTTCAGCGGACGATCGGGACGATCGAGACGGACGCGATAGATCCGATCCGGATCGCCTACGCGAACGGAACTCTCTTTCTTCTCGACAGCGTTGGTCGGATCCGAATCGTCGGGGAGGATACCGGTACCACCATCACCCGAAGCACTGCTCTCGTCGATCCGGTCGACCTCGCTGTCGACGCTGACGGTCGTGGATACGTGCTCGAGCGCACCGACGGCGATCCGGTCATTCGATCCGTCGGCGCCGCAGACGGCGACTACGACGACCGGTTCCCGATTACGAGCGCCGCGTTCGTTACGGCGAACGGTCCGTTCGCGCCGACCGCGCTATCGCTGGCCGACGGCACGCTCTTCGTCGCCGGTTGTCTCGAAAACGGATGTCGAGCACTGTTCGAACGGGATCTCGAGTCGGGATCGTTTCACGAGCGCCACCGCCTCGAGAACCCGTGTCGAACGCTCGTCGCACGATTGCTCTCATCCGACGACCGGCTGGTCTACGCAGCTACCGGTCCGAACGGGCACGGTCGGCTGCTCCGCGAACGACGCCAGCATGTCCGCCATCCACGACGAGAACGTTACCTCGGTACTGCGTTCTATCGATACGACTCCGGCGCGGACGATACCCAGTGGCACCGTCTTGCGCTCGAACACTCCCAGACGACCGCGAGTACGCAGATTCGAGTTCGCTACGCCGCGACGAACCGTCCTGTGCCCGTCGGTGGCGGGATAGACGACCTCGAGGTTGTCCCGACCGACGCTGTCGACGCCCTGTACGAACTGCAGATCACGTCCGTGTGGGGCCTCGCCAACAGTGATCCCGCCCGGCTCGCGTCGGCACTTCCAGATTGTTCCCGGTCGGACGTGCAGACGTGGCAGGACGCGGCGACCGACACGCTGGCGGCACACGCCGACGCTGACTGGACGACCGCCGATTCGGCAACTCCGGACGATATCCTGTTACGCAACGCCGACGGTCGATACCTGTTCGTTGCGCTCGAACTCGAGGGAAGCCCACAGTCGTCGCCACGCATCGATTCGGTGACGGCGTTCTGTCCACGCCAGTCGTATCTCCGCTATCTTCCGGAACTGTATCAGGAGGACGATCGTTCGGCTGCGTTCTTAGCGCACTATCTCTCCGTCTTCGAGTCCGTCTTCGTCGATATCGAAACGGAGATCGAACGGATCGGTCGCTACTTCGATCCCCACGCCGTGCCGAGCGAGGCCCTCTCGTGGCTCGAGCAGTGGCTTGCACTCGAACCCGACGACGAGTGGCCCGAAGACGCGCGCCGGGAACTGCTCTCCCGGGCCCCGGAACTGTACAAACGACGCGGCACGAAAGCGGGCCTTCGATCGATGCTCGAACTCACGCTTCGCCACGTCGCTTCGTCGGGTATGGACGATCAGACGTCATCGACGGCGACGACTAATGGCGGTGATGGGACCAGCACTGATACTCCCTCGGGTCATCGGCTGTTCTTTTTCGTTGACGACGATCTCGACTGTATCGACCGCAAGTCGGTGCGTCGCCAGTATCCCCTCCCTGCAGGGCCACAGTCGTTCGTCGTGTTCTGTGGGCCATTCGAAACCGCCACCGAGCGGACCACGGTCGAGTCGATCGTTACGTCGGAGAAACCGGCCCACGTCGGTGCAGATGTCGTCGAACTCGACGTCGGACTCAGTCTCGACGGTGCTACCTTTCTGGGGATCAATAGCCGCTTGACGACACGGCAGTTCTCGCTCGGCACGACGACGCTCGGCGAGGACACGGTCCTCGTCGACTGATCGTATCTAACATACTGCCCGTCTCGCTCCGTGTTTGATGTCAATACAATTATGAGATTCCGTTCCGTTTTTGCCTGTTGACAAGGCATACCTACACTATCCTCCGTCCCGTCTCTCCGCGTAATGGTCGTTGGAGACGTTACTACTGGTACGGATGTATTGGTCATCGGCGCAGGCCCTGCCGGCTACGTGGCTGCGATTCGTGCCGGACAGCTCGATCTGGATGTCACGCTCGTCGAGAAAGACGCCTACGGCGGAACCTGTCTGAACTACGGCTGTATCCCCTCGAAGGCACTGATCACCGCCACCGACATCGCCCACGAGGCCGCCACCGCCGAGGCAATGGGAATCCACGCCGACCCCGCGATCGATCTCGCCGGAATGATCGAGTGGAAAGACGGTGTCGTCGACCAACTCACGAGCGGCGTCGAGAAACTCTGTAAGGCCAATCAGGTAACGCTGCTCGAGGGGACCGCCCGCTTTGTCGACGACCAGACCGTCCGCGTCTCTCACAGCGGCGAGGGACAGGGCTCGGAGACCCTCGAGTTCGAACACGCGATCGTCGCGACCGGCTCGCGTCCCATCGAGATTCCGAACTTCGAGTTCGACGACGAGCCCGTCCTTGACTCGAGGCAGGCCCTTGCACTCGACTCGGTCCCCGACTCACTGGTCGTTGTCGGAGCCGGTTACATCGGGATGGAACTCGCCAGCGTCTTCGCCAAACTGGGTGCCGACGTGACCGTCCTCGAGATGCTCGATTCGATCCTCCCCGGGTACGACGACGACCTCAAACGTCCAGTCAAGAAGCGGGCGAACGAACTGGGGATCGATTTCGAATTCGGCTAC is a window from the Natrinema sp. HArc-T2 genome containing:
- a CDS encoding phage tail protein → MDFSYATTTSTADWQEWIGRNTDVRDGGMELATTTAIDRSMIAEDVVDVAIDSSGILYTLRSSGSLSRHDPTSGLTHRLWDRSGSVVATPCALCVDGDRVFVADGTDGSVTVVSAQLQRTIGTIETDAIDPIRIAYANGTLFLLDSVGRIRIVGEDTGTTITRSTALVDPVDLAVDADGRGYVLERTDGDPVIRSVGAADGDYDDRFPITSAAFVTANGPFAPTALSLADGTLFVAGCLENGCRALFERDLESGSFHERHRLENPCRTLVARLLSSDDRLVYAATGPNGHGRLLRERRQHVRHPRRERYLGTAFYRYDSGADDTQWHRLALEHSQTTASTQIRVRYAATNRPVPVGGGIDDLEVVPTDAVDALYELQITSVWGLANSDPARLASALPDCSRSDVQTWQDAATDTLAAHADADWTTADSATPDDILLRNADGRYLFVALELEGSPQSSPRIDSVTAFCPRQSYLRYLPELYQEDDRSAAFLAHYLSVFESVFVDIETEIERIGRYFDPHAVPSEALSWLEQWLALEPDDEWPEDARRELLSRAPELYKRRGTKAGLRSMLELTLRHVASSGMDDQTSSTATTNGGDGTSTDTPSGHRLFFFVDDDLDCIDRKSVRRQYPLPAGPQSFVVFCGPFETATERTTVESIVTSEKPAHVGADVVELDVGLSLDGATFLGINSRLTTRQFSLGTTTLGEDTVLVD